A genomic stretch from Oleomonas cavernae includes:
- a CDS encoding nuclear transport factor 2 family protein has product MLKQALVGMLQGIPATVSRAHVEAVVKAYLGSFATKDMTARLALFAEGAQADDPVGLPTHVGKDALAAFWTPSDEGPAQFSSALHRVIVCGDEAMVHFTVTMVMPGMGEAAIEGFETLAFDAAGKITRLRAFWDESCLT; this is encoded by the coding sequence ATGCTGAAACAGGCCTTGGTCGGCATGTTGCAGGGGATCCCGGCGACGGTGAGCCGCGCACATGTCGAGGCGGTGGTGAAGGCCTATCTGGGGTCCTTCGCCACCAAGGACATGACCGCGCGCCTGGCCCTGTTCGCCGAGGGTGCGCAAGCCGACGACCCGGTCGGTCTGCCCACCCATGTCGGCAAGGACGCGCTGGCCGCCTTCTGGACACCGTCCGACGAGGGGCCGGCGCAATTCTCGAGCGCGCTGCACCGGGTCATCGTCTGCGGCGACGAGGCGATGGTGCATTTCACCGTGACCATGGTGATGCCGGGCATGGGCGAGGCCGCGATCGAGGGCTTCGAGACCCTGGCCTTCGATGCGGCCGGCAAGATCACCAGGCTGCGCGCCTTCTGGGATGAAAGCTGCCTGACATGA
- a CDS encoding SDR family oxidoreductase gives MGRVQDKVVLVTGAGSGAGKADALTLAAQGAKLIVTDINGDSAKATAALIGADKALALTHDIAQEAQWEAAFAAGIERFGFVNGLVNNAGILIQASIEFMAFEDWQKMLSVNVTGYYLGCKHAILNMKEKGGAIVNMGSVLSHHGSPNYFAYAAAKSAVVSLTRSVTAHCKFGGYDIRANAIMPDGILTPMVLAQMGLPPDSDVNMIKESPMGHRFCDPQEIANLVLFLISDESRFVRGADIAIDNGNFRITEF, from the coding sequence ATGGGGCGCGTACAGGACAAGGTGGTGCTGGTGACCGGGGCGGGCAGCGGGGCGGGCAAGGCCGACGCGCTGACCCTGGCAGCCCAGGGGGCCAAGCTGATCGTCACCGACATCAACGGCGATTCGGCCAAGGCCACCGCCGCCCTGATCGGCGCCGACAAGGCCCTGGCGCTGACCCACGACATCGCCCAGGAAGCCCAATGGGAGGCGGCCTTTGCCGCCGGCATCGAGCGTTTCGGCTTCGTCAACGGCCTGGTCAACAATGCCGGCATCCTGATCCAGGCCAGCATCGAATTCATGGCCTTCGAGGACTGGCAGAAGATGCTGTCGGTTAACGTCACCGGTTACTACCTGGGCTGCAAGCACGCCATCCTGAACATGAAGGAAAAGGGCGGCGCCATCGTCAACATGGGATCGGTCCTGTCCCATCACGGCAGCCCGAACTACTTCGCCTATGCCGCGGCCAAGTCGGCGGTGGTCTCGCTCACCCGCTCGGTCACGGCGCACTGTAAGTTCGGCGGCTATGACATCCGGGCCAACGCGATCATGCCCGACGGCATCCTGACCCCCATGGTGCTGGCGCAGATGGGCCTGCCGCCGGATTCGGACGTGAACATGATCAAGGAATCGCCCATGGGCCACCGCTTCTGCGACCCGCAGGAGATTGCCAACCTGGTGCTGTTCCTGATCTCGGACGAATCCCGTTTCGTGCGCGGCGCCGACATCGCCATCGACAACGGCAACTTCCGCATTACGGAGTTTTGA